Proteins from a single region of Barnesiella propionica:
- the recR gene encoding recombination mediator RecR has product MSQQFSSALLENAVNEFSKLPGIGRKTALRLVLHLLRQDESTAENFGNSIIRLRKEIKYCRVCHNISDDDICTLCSDTGRDSSIVCVVENVKEVMVVENTRQFHGLYHVLGGIISPMDGIGPGDLEIESLVQRVSEGEIKEVILALSATMEGDTTNFYIFRKLAPYDIKITIIARGVSIGDELEYADEITLGRSIMNRMPFNETFKP; this is encoded by the coding sequence ATGAGCCAACAATTTTCATCGGCACTACTCGAAAACGCTGTTAATGAATTCTCGAAACTTCCGGGCATAGGACGGAAAACGGCCCTCCGGCTGGTATTGCATCTGTTGCGCCAGGATGAATCAACAGCCGAAAACTTCGGAAATTCTATCATCCGTCTCCGAAAAGAAATCAAATATTGCCGCGTATGCCATAATATATCCGATGACGATATATGCACCCTTTGCTCCGATACAGGACGAGATTCTTCAATTGTCTGCGTCGTGGAAAATGTCAAGGAAGTAATGGTAGTAGAAAATACGCGCCAATTCCACGGGCTTTACCATGTATTAGGAGGTATTATTTCTCCAATGGACGGCATAGGCCCCGGCGATTTGGAAATAGAAAGCCTTGTACAACGTGTATCTGAAGGAGAAATAAAAGAAGTCATCCTGGCCCTGAGTGCAACAATGGAAGGCGACACGACCAATTTTTATATTTTCAGGAAACTCGCGCCCTACGATATAAAAATTACGATTATAGCCCGGGGAGTTTCCATAGGTGACGAACTGGAGTATGCCGACGAAATCACTCTGGGAAGATCGATTATGAACCGAATGCCATTTAACGAA